A window of the Choristoneura fumiferana chromosome 30, NRCan_CFum_1, whole genome shotgun sequence genome harbors these coding sequences:
- the LOC141444572 gene encoding uncharacterized protein: MEDEIIEYNTSKMEESVNSEKCHIEINEETKNESCNACDEKDSGIVLLEPIEPAEETVNTGNRKEVSKHDLSKSSVPITDLISNDLKKVDQTKNNTKNASLESYCITEDNNITPESNSELFPELELEIVCGKNDTSNEDNHDIANNVEDDKMYNNTLTIAEKEINGDADTAIQAESSALHGGGPCRVDDNMPNSSTSEKVARKSKKRFKKRKKGRNVNDTENATVKLRMEAYNVDSYYAADKVDKAVENFNETFVKTERNKPNMSMVDTKDTQKAFRCSSISNGDANEKVVQSLGKETIDHAEMSKNDDDIAKSNQVHADCDNTDSHRENNKIRDQIFVKNSVEAGKESNNKEKYLSAVEYVHKIVSESERNEIIMNMVNVQDTEKSFTCPSASNKNASGKVVESLENKPIKYKEAITEITPAVGKKPDLLNISETYIKVDNKSDLANNDNHLVFDTSTRNVTIEDNVAKTNPVHIQCDIIDLNNENDKPIAQSSALLIAAQNINKWDTDENTVLTDEDINDRAAETDRDDKIIIINALLQDSEKSITCSSASNEDANGIVTKSLENKTIENEKTSNAEMKITIKPSTEEKLNLIDISEPHTKTVNKMNHANNETDLLTEDTIHEDNKNNIGEPSSRKKCGGDKTAMIIKYELENSMINSINKTFVTTINDQHLENTIVSARNKKDKGSWADRENDKSEEPISIKMSIDAHNINNTVEIEQIVVEAPIIIENRKENTILDVLEETNYASVEKKENQTLNGMTHDEDVKTTTVTLTGVSLCNERESINIEVVTSLEEKKNKNEDKSENEAKQTGTSELTTTIKNKNYKRDKENDPELLEFESNKKVMNEEDLKVEQNVQENTENKATESTVVYYEITEQMLIVETHIIETTEPEEKVSKRSVSCIKDKIEPNIESGRNYIDKTTTNNLDAETSVGNSSTVNAEYNLKQEVTESKDTEVNDHHKSPNRSTENINETVDDFSQLKGNREESKVTNVQTNMKEISKKDDLNKENDLVNTDNKTNTNHLTSNVTAHTDEKCQQLITKHALETEKVVESPNKAKEVTELEKNTINNDETSEESKNAEKSTNTAEEDTIEFVHEKDAKITNKICNKNNQEVSDVNSTGGETVDNKIAIIKEIKRDVNNEEVDINLITESIKQNKRRRKKKRKKYITIKNVLYALGIISIILMFLFLVYKVYQKPCTILRTIHHHYEISISNMYTYF, from the exons aTGGAAGATGAAATAATTGAATATAATACTTCAAAAATGGAAGAATCAGTAAACAGTGAAAAGTGTCACATTGAAATTAACGAAGAAACGAAAAATGAAAGTTGTAACGCTTGTGACGAAAAAGATTCCGGTATCGTTCTATTAGAGCCTATTGAACCCGCTGAAGAAACAGTAAATACAGGAAACAGAAAAGAAGTATCGAAACATGATCTTTCAAAATCAAGCGTGCCTATAACTGATCTTATTTCGAATGACCTTAAAAAagttgatcaaacaaaaaataatacaaaaaatgcCAGTTTAGAATCATATTGTATAAcagaagataataatataacgcCAGAATCTAATAGCGAGCTTTTTCCTGAATTAGAATTGGAAATAGTCTGTGGAAAAAATGATACAAGTAACGAAGATAATCATGATATAGCGAATAATGTAGAAGAtgataaaatgtataataatacgCTGACAATCgctgaaaaagaaataaatggtGACGCGGACACAGCGATCCAAGCCGAGTCGTCAG CCCTGCACGGTGGAGGACCTTGTAGAGTTGATGACAACATGCCGAA cTCGAGTACGTCCGAGAAAGTTGCAAGAAAAAGCAAAAAACGTTtcaaaaaacgtaaaaaagGAAGAAATGTTAATGACACAGAAAATGCAACAGTTAAATTACGTATGGAAGCGTATAATGTTGATAGTTATTACGCTGCGGATAAAGTTGATAAAGCTGTTGAAAATTTTAACGAAACATTCGTAAAAACTGAAAGAAATAAACCAAATATGAGCATGGTTGATACTAAAGACACTCAAAAAGCTTTTAGATGCTCAAGTATATCTAACGGCGATGCAAATGAAAAAGTTGTCCAATCACTGGGAAAAGAAACGATTGATCATGCAGAAATGTCAAAAAACGATGATGATATAGCTAAATCAAACCAAGTTCACGCTGATTGTGACAACACTGATTCTCAcagagaaaataataaaatcagagatcaaatttttgttaaaaattctgtAGAAGCGGGTAAAGAAAGTAACAATAAGGAAAAATATTTAAGCGCTGTCGAATATGTTCATAAAATTGTCAGTGAAAGTGaaagaaatgaaataattatgaaCATGGTTAATGTTCAAGATACTGAAAAATCTTTTACATGCCCAAGTGCAAGTAACAAAAATGCAAGCGGAAAAGTTGTTGAATCGCTAGAAAATAAACCAATTAAGTATAAAGAAGCCATCACAGAGATTACTCCAGCTGTCGGAAAAAAACCCGATTtacttaatatttctgaaacctATATCAAAGTTGATAATAAAAGTGACCTTGCGAACAATGACAACCATTTAGTTTTTGACACTTCAACAAGGAATGTAACAATTGAAGATAATGTAGCTAAAACAAACCCCGTCCATATTCAGTGTGATATTATCgacttaaataatgaaaatgataaACCTATTGCACAGTCATCTGCCTTACTTATTGCAGcacaaaatatcaataaatggGACACAGACGAAAATACAGTTCTTACCGACGAAGATATTAATGATCGTGCTGCGGAAACTGACAGAGATgataaaattatcattattaatgcATTATTGCAAGATTCTGAAAAATCTATTACATGCTCAAGTGCAAGTAACGAAGATGCAAATGGAATAGTTACTAAATCActcgaaaataaaacaattgagAATGAAAAAACATCAAACGCTGAAATGAAAATAACGATTAAGCCTAGCACTGAAGAAaagcttaatttaattgatatttcTGAAccacatacaaaaactgtcaataAAATGAATCATGCAAACAATGAAACTGATCTCTTAACAGAAGATACAATAcatgaagataataaaaataacatcggtGAGCCTTCATCTAGAAAAAAATGCGGGGGGGATAAAACAGCGATGATTATTAAATACGAACTAGAGAATAGTATgataaatagtataaataaaacatttgtaaCTACAATTAATGATCAACACCTTGAAAACACTATTGTAAGTGCAAGGAATAAAAAGGATAAAGGGAGTTGGGCTGATCGGGAAAATGATAAAAGCGAAGAACCAATTTCTATTAAAATGTCCATTGATGCACATAATATTAACAATACTGTTGAAATCGAACAAATTGTAGTTGAAGCACCAATCATTATAGAAAATAGAAAGGAAAATACAATTCTCGACGTTCTTGAAGAAACAAATTATGCTAGcgtagaaaaaaaagaaaatcaaacATTAAATGGCATGACTCATGATGAAGACGTCAAAACAACTACTGTAACACTTACTGGTGTAAGTTTATGTAACGAAAGAGAAAGTATAAATATAGAAGTCGTTACATCattggaagagaaaaaaaataaaaatgaagataAATCGGAAAACGAAGCAAAACAAACTGGTACTTCGGAACTAACCACtacaatcaaaaacaaaaattacaaaagagACAAAGAAAACGATCCTGAGTTACTCGAATTcgaaagtaataaaaaagttatgaatGAGGAAGATTTAAAAGTTGAACAAAATGTCCAAGAGAATACTGAAAATAAAGCTACTGAGTCTACTGTAGTGTATTATGAAATTACAGAACAAATGTTGATTGTGGAGACACACATAATTGAAACAACAGAACCGGAGGAAAAAGTGAGTAAACGAAGCGTAAGCTGTATTAAAGATAAAATTGAGCCTAACATAGAAAGCGGAagaaattatatagataaaaccACAACTAATAATCTAGATGCTGAAACATCTGTTGgaaattcaagtacagtcaacgcagagtataatttaaaacaagagGTAACTGAATCAAAAGATACTGAAGTGAATGATCATCACAAGTCGCCAAACAGATCAACagaaaatattaatgaaacGGTTGACGACTTTTCCCAGTTAAAGGGGAATCGAGAAGAGTCCAAAGTAACTAATGTTCAAACAAACATGAAGGAAATAAGCAAAAAAGATGATTTAAACAAGGAAAATGACCTTGTGAATACTgacaataaaacaaatacaaatcacCTAACATCTAATGTCACAGCGCATACGGACGAAAAATGTCAACAATTGATAACTAAACACGCTCTAGAAACTGAAAAAGTTGTTGAAAGTCCTAATAAAGCCAAAGAAGTTACTGAACTAGAAAAGAACACAATTAACAATGATGAAACGAGTGAGGAATCGAAGAATGCAGAAAAATCAACAAATACGGCTGAAGAGGATACTATTGAATTTGTACACGAAAAAGATGCAAAAATAACcaataaaatttgtaataagAACAATCAAGAAGTATCAGACGTTAACTCTACTGGAGGTGAAACGGTAGATAATAAAATTGCAATTATCAAAGAAATAAAGAGAGATGTGAACAATGAAGAGGTAGACATAAATTTGATAACggaatcaattaaacaaaataagcgACGTCGAAAGAAAAAGCGCAAGAAATACATTACGATTAAGAATGTACTTTATGCTCTTGGTATAATAagcattattttaatgtttttattcttGGTTTACAAAGTGTATCAAAAACCTTGTACAATTCTTAGGACAATTCATCATCACTATGAGATATCGATCTCgaatatgtatacttatttttga